One genomic region from Glaciimonas sp. PAMC28666 encodes:
- a CDS encoding GMC family oxidoreductase N-terminal domain-containing protein: protein MRIATEKFDYIVVGAGSSGCALAGRLARLLPQANIALIESGPNDHSALVKIPAALILQLPVRSGRNYAYQTVPQQGRNDRCGYQPRGRGLGGCSSINAMVYIRGHPGDYDSWADGGCNGWRWERSRIDESLTLLFLT, encoded by the coding sequence ATGAGAATTGCAACGGAGAAATTTGATTATATTGTGGTGGGTGCGGGATCATCCGGATGCGCACTCGCGGGACGATTGGCCCGGCTTCTTCCGCAGGCAAACATCGCTCTGATCGAGTCGGGGCCGAATGATCATAGCGCGCTCGTCAAAATTCCAGCTGCTTTGATTCTACAGTTACCGGTTCGCTCGGGGCGCAACTATGCGTACCAGACCGTTCCGCAACAGGGGCGCAATGATCGGTGTGGCTATCAACCCCGGGGAAGAGGTCTGGGCGGTTGCAGCTCTATCAACGCCATGGTGTATATACGCGGGCATCCCGGCGATTACGACAGCTGGGCGGACGGCGGATGCAATGGTTGGCGCTGGGAGAGGTCACGCATAGACGAATCCCTCACGTTACTTTTTTTGACTTAA